Proteins encoded together in one Candidatus Hydrogenedentota bacterium window:
- a CDS encoding sugar ABC transporter substrate-binding protein — MNKHIRISILLLITLLLSACGKQAPSSPDQEKDKTAKPRIALVMKSLANEFFLTMENGAKEHHAADPDRYELLADGIKDELDVNRQIQLVEQMMSRNVDAIVIAPADSKALIAVCQRAMAAGIVVINIDNKFDADVLAERGLHIPFVGPDNRKGARLAGEYLAKKLQAGDPVAIIEGVPSAFNGIQRLEGFRDAMEAAGMNIVASQVGDWEMAKANQVTAALLTEQPTLKGLLCANDNMALGALAALRSAGKLGSIYVVGFDAISAALELVEKGDLLATVEQHADQLAAYGIETALQLIETEGTPEDQETPVELVTAETLVN, encoded by the coding sequence ATGAACAAACATATCCGCATATCGATCTTGCTGCTCATTACATTGTTGCTGTCTGCCTGCGGCAAACAAGCCCCTTCTTCTCCGGATCAGGAAAAGGACAAAACCGCAAAACCACGGATAGCGCTGGTCATGAAATCATTGGCAAATGAATTCTTCCTTACCATGGAGAACGGCGCAAAAGAACATCATGCTGCAGATCCCGATCGCTATGAATTACTTGCTGACGGCATAAAAGATGAGTTGGATGTGAACCGCCAAATACAGTTGGTCGAACAAATGATGAGCCGCAATGTGGATGCCATTGTAATTGCGCCGGCCGATTCAAAAGCCTTGATCGCCGTTTGTCAACGCGCCATGGCGGCGGGTATTGTTGTGATCAATATCGACAACAAATTCGATGCCGATGTTTTGGCGGAACGGGGACTTCACATTCCTTTTGTCGGTCCTGATAATCGTAAAGGAGCGCGCTTAGCCGGCGAATACCTCGCCAAAAAGCTGCAGGCCGGCGATCCTGTCGCCATCATTGAAGGAGTTCCTTCTGCCTTTAACGGGATACAGCGTCTGGAAGGTTTCCGTGATGCTATGGAAGCAGCAGGCATGAACATCGTCGCATCTCAAGTGGGCGATTGGGAAATGGCAAAAGCCAATCAAGTGACTGCTGCGTTGCTGACGGAACAACCGACATTGAAAGGACTCCTTTGCGCCAACGACAATATGGCACTGGGCGCACTGGCGGCACTGCGTTCAGCCGGCAAATTGGGAAGCATTTATGTTGTCGGCTTTGATGCGATATCCGCTGCTTTGGAACTGGTGGAAAAAGGCGATTTACTCGCTACGGTCGAGCAACATGCCGATCAACTCGCAGCCTATGGCATTGAGACCGCTTTACAACTGATAGAAACCGAAGGGACCCCCGAAGATCAGGAAACGCCCGTGGAACTGGTAACAGCAGAAACATTGGTGAATTAA
- a CDS encoding ABC transporter permease, producing MGGRYLLRSLVDYIGLTAVLLLLIGTFAFSTEYFFTWNTFRTIANQIPDAVILATGMTFVLIIAGIDLSVGSVLALGSALLGLVLIRWNLSLPLAILACLGIGAACGAVNGFFVIRWQLPAFIVTLGMLEAARGGAYLLTGSKTLYIGAKIEWINDVGLLGLSFPFLCAMGVVACGQFILAYTPFGRSLYAIGGNEEAARLSGIPVGKVKLLVYMLCGGLASLAAVIHCARLTAADPNAGSGYELQAIAAVVIGGTSLMGGRGKIINTLFGVVIIAVLENGLVQIGAQEPLKRLVTGAIIVAAVIIDHYRSKL from the coding sequence ATGGGCGGCCGCTATCTGCTCCGTTCCTTGGTCGATTATATCGGGCTTACGGCAGTGCTGTTGCTGTTAATCGGCACCTTCGCTTTTTCCACAGAGTATTTTTTTACGTGGAACACCTTCCGAACCATTGCCAATCAAATCCCCGATGCCGTGATCCTCGCCACCGGCATGACCTTTGTATTGATCATCGCAGGTATCGATCTTTCCGTCGGCTCCGTACTCGCCTTGGGCAGCGCGTTGCTCGGATTGGTATTGATCCGCTGGAACCTGTCACTGCCCCTTGCCATCCTAGCTTGTTTGGGCATCGGCGCAGCCTGCGGCGCAGTGAATGGCTTTTTCGTGATCCGTTGGCAGCTGCCTGCTTTCATCGTTACTTTAGGTATGCTGGAAGCTGCGCGGGGCGGCGCCTATCTCTTGACCGGCTCCAAAACCCTTTACATTGGCGCTAAAATTGAGTGGATCAATGATGTTGGTTTGTTGGGGCTTTCTTTTCCGTTTCTCTGCGCTATGGGCGTGGTGGCCTGTGGTCAATTCATACTTGCTTATACGCCTTTCGGACGGAGTCTCTACGCTATAGGCGGCAATGAAGAAGCGGCCCGACTCTCCGGCATTCCGGTAGGAAAAGTGAAATTGCTCGTCTACATGCTTTGCGGCGGATTGGCCTCTTTGGCTGCCGTCATCCATTGTGCACGATTGACGGCGGCTGACCCCAACGCGGGAAGCGGCTATGAACTGCAAGCCATTGCCGCGGTGGTCATTGGCGGGACGAGCCTCATGGGCGGTCGGGGCAAAATCATCAACACCCTCTTCGGTGTGGTCATTATTGCTGTCTTGGAAAACGGACTTGTCCAAATAGGCGCGCAGGAACCTTTGAAGCGGCTGGTGACAGGGGCAATTATTGTAGCGGCAGTTATCATTGATCATTACCGCAGCAAGCTCTAA